A genomic window from Xyrauchen texanus isolate HMW12.3.18 chromosome 15, RBS_HiC_50CHRs, whole genome shotgun sequence includes:
- the LOC127656048 gene encoding uncharacterized protein LOC127656048 isoform X5: MVFSKTPLGLVLLAMLAMVTESSWGNGKGNSYNYDLSKMSDLRKLYNSKVYKAERMTRPLEGMSFKLGILSHSGVRVTLEDGTKWLVHKGDGYGISSQTVVVDARHMSNNWKIVETKNFGGSKTVSDFVKAGGTDYKLIFDNCHDASGRMMDG; the protein is encoded by the exons ATGGTCTTCTCAAAGACTCCACTGGGTTTGGTTCTCTTAGCCATGTTGGCAATGGTGACTGAATCCTCATGGGGCAATG GGAAGGGAAATTCCTATAATTACGACCTTTCCAAAATGTCTGACCTGAGGAAACTGTACAACTCCAAAGTGTACAAAGCTGAGAGGATGACCAGACCTTTGGAGGGGATGTCTTTCAAATTAGGCATATTGAGCCACTCTGGAGTCAG AGTGACTCTGGAAGATGGCACTAAATGGCTGGTCCATAAAGGAGATGGCTACGGTATCTCATCTCAGACCGTTGTTGTGGATGCACGTCATATGAGCAATAATTGGAAA ATTGTTGAGACGAAAAATTTTGGTGGAAGCAAGACAGTGTCTGATTTTGTGAAGGCTGGAGGAACGGACTACAAACTTATCTTTGATAACTGTCATGATGCTTCTGGACGCATGATGGATGGTTAA
- the LOC127656048 gene encoding uncharacterized protein LOC127656048 isoform X4: protein MVFSKTPLGLVLLAMLAMVTESSWGNGKGNSYNYDLSKMSDLRKLYNSKVYKAERMTRPLEGMSFKLGILSHSGVRSSSGPAFRVTLEDGTKWLVHKGDGYGISSQTVVVDARHMSNNWKIVETKNFGGSKTVSDFVKAGGTDYKLIFDNCHDASGRMMDG from the exons ATGGTCTTCTCAAAGACTCCACTGGGTTTGGTTCTCTTAGCCATGTTGGCAATGGTGACTGAATCCTCATGGGGCAATG GGAAGGGAAATTCCTATAATTACGACCTTTCCAAAATGTCTGACCTGAGGAAACTGTACAACTCCAAAGTGTACAAAGCTGAGAGGATGACCAGACCTTTGGAGGGGATGTCTTTCAAATTAGGCATATTGAGCCACTCTGGAGTCAG GTCTTCTTCTGGTCCTGCTTTTAGAGTGACTCTGGAAGATGGCACTAAATGGCTGGTCCATAAAGGAGATGGCTACGGTATCTCATCTCAGACCGTTGTTGTGGATGCACGTCATATGAGCAATAATTGGAAA ATTGTTGAGACGAAAAATTTTGGTGGAAGCAAGACAGTGTCTGATTTTGTGAAGGCTGGAGGAACGGACTACAAACTTATCTTTGATAACTGTCATGATGCTTCTGGACGCATGATGGATGGTTAA